The genome window GCCCCTGCCCGAGGCGCGGGAGGCCCTCGACGCCCGCGGGCACCTGGTCATCCCCGGCCTGGTCAACGCGCACGGTCACGCCCCCATGGTCCTGTTCCGAGGAATCGCGGACGACCTCCCGCTCATGGAATGGCTGAAGGGCGTCATTTTCCCGGCCGAGGCCAAGCACGTCGACCGAGAGTTCGTGTACTGGGGAACGCTCCTGGCCTGCGTCGAGATGGCCCGGAGCGGAACCACCACCTTCGCGGACATGTACTACTTTGAGGAGGAAGTCGCCCGCGCCGTGGACCGGGCCGGCCTTAGGGGTGTGCTCGGGCAGACCATCATCGGCTTCCCCGCCCCTGACTACAAGACACCCGAGGCCGCCCTCGCGGGGGCGGAGACGTTCCTGCGCCAGTACCGCGACCATCCGCGGGTAGTGCCTTCCGTGGCGCCCCATGCGCTCTACACCACGTCCCTCGAGGTCGTGCGCCAAGCCCACGCCCTCGCCCGTCGCTACCGGGTCCCGTTCCAGATTCACGCCGCCGAGTCGCCGGAGGAAGACCGCGCGGTTCGCGCGAAGGTGGGCCAGACCGCGGTCCCCGCGCTCGACGGGGCGGGCGTGCTCGGGCCGGGGCACCGTTCTCCATCACGGCATCACCCTCACCGACGACGACATCCGCCGGCTGTCCCTCCGCGCGGTCGGAGTGTCCCACAACCCAGGCAGCAACATGAAAGGGGCGGCGGGCCTGGCGCGGGTCCCGGAGATGCTGGCGGCGGGGATTTCGGTGGGGCTGGGCACGGACGGGGCGGCGAGCAACAACAACCTAGACCTTTTCGAGGAGATGGACATCGCAGCTCGGGTGCACAAACTCTTCCGCGAGGATCCAACCGTCATGCCCGCGCGGGTGGTCTTCAAGATGGCTACCCTGGGAGGCGCGCGCGCGCTCGGGATGGGCGACCGGATCGGATCCATCGAGGCGGGAAAGCAGGCGGATCTGGTCCTGGTGGACCTGCGCCAGCCCGAGCTCACGCCCCTCTACGACCCCTACTCCCACCTGGTCTACGCCATCAAGGGCGGTCACGTGCGGACGGTGCTGGTGGGCGGGCGGGTGGTGGTGAGGGACCGGAAGATGACCACCCTCGACGCGGAGGAGGTCATGGCCCGAGCCAACGTGATCCGAAGCCACATCCGAAACTAGAGCGATCCCCCGGGGCACGGCCCGATCCGTCGATCGGCCCCCGGCTTGCGGTGGTCGCGCCACGTATCCGCTGAAGGCCGGGTGTTGGCGGTCGCTCCGGCGTTGCCGCGCCCGGCCCTCACGCACAGCCAAGGCGCCTTGCGGGGCCCGGGAGATTGGACAACACTCGCACCGTCTTCTGACTCGGGGAGGTGGGCCGTGAAGCGCTGGCTTGGGCTGGGGGTCGTGGCGGGCCTGGGGTTGCTGATAGCGGGGGCGGGCGGGGACGCACCCAACTCTCCCAGAAAGACCGTCACCGACGACCGTCACGGGGTCCAAGTCTCGGAGGACTACCGCTGGCTGGAGGAAACGAGTGAACCGGAGGTGAGGGACTGGGTGAAGGCCCAGAACACGCGCACCCAGGCCTACCTCGACGCGCTCCCCTCCCGCGCCGCCCTCCGCGGTCGCCTGCAGCGGGCCTACCAGGCGAGCTCTCCCAAATACTACGACCTGCGGCAGGAGGGGGGGACGCTCTTCGCGCGCAAGGTGCAGCCACCCAAAGAGCAGCCGTTGCTGGTCGCCCTGCAGCCGGCGGCGGCGGCCGACCCCGCTACCGAGCGCGTGATCGTGGACCCCAGCGCCTTGAGCGCCAAGGACTCCCTCTCCATCGATTGGTACGTGCCCTCCCACGACGGGAAGAAGGTGGCGGTCGCCCTCTCCGCAGGCGGAAGCGAGGACGCGGACCTCCACATCCTGGACGCGCTCACCGGCCAGAAGTTGGAGGCCCCGATCCCCCACGTGAACTTTCCAACCGCGGCCGGGAGCGCGGCCTGGACCGCCGACGGCTCGGCCCTTTACTACACCCGCTACCCGCAGGGCAACGAACGGCCGCCCCAGGATCGAGGCTTCTACCAGCAGGTCTGGCGGCATCGCCTGGGCACCTCGTTCCGAGCCGACACCTACGTGATCGGGAAAGAGTTCCCCCGCATCGCGGAGATCCAGCTCGAGTCCCGCGACGGGAAGAGCCTGCTCGTCTCGGTGGCGAACGGAGACGGGGGGGAGTTCGCCCACTACTTGATGGGGGCGGAGGGAACCTGGACCGAGGTCACTCGCTTTGAGGACGAGGTGGTCTCGGCCACCCTCGGGCCGGACGAGGCGCTTTATCTCGTGTCCCGAAAGGACGCCCCCCGGGGCAAGGTCCTGCGGCTCCCGGCCGCGAGCCCGCGCCTGGCCACGGCGGAGACCATCGTGGCCGAGGGGGAAGCGGGCATCGAACCGCCCCTGACCGTCACGCAGAGCGGCCTTTACGCCCTCCGGGTGGCGGGGGGGCCGAGCCAGGTCGACATCTACGACCACCGCGGGAAGCCGCTCGGGGCCCTCCCCTTGCCTCCGATCTCCTCGGTTGACGCGGTGGTCAGCCTGGGCGGGGACGCGGTGCTCTTTGGGAGCGAGACTTTCCTGGATCCTCCGGGCTGGTACCGCTTTGCCGGCTCGGGTCGGCCCTCCCGCACCGCTCTCTCCACAAAGTCGCCCCTGCGATTCGACGACGCCGAGGCGGTGCGGGAGTTCGCGGTCTCCCGGGACGGGACGAAGGTGCCGTTGAACATCATCCGCCGGAAGGGGACCCCGCTCGGCGGCCAGAACCCGACCCTGCTCACCGCCTACGGAGGCTTTGGGATCAGCATGGCTCCCTCCTTCCTCGGCAACCGCGGGAGGATCTGGCTCGACGGAGGCGGCGTCTACGTCGTCGCCAACCTCAGGGGCGGGGGAGAGTACGGCGAGGCCTGGCACCAGGCCGGCCGCCTCACCCGGAAGCAGAACGTCTTCGACGACTTTGCCGCCTGTGCGAAGCACCTCATCGACCACGGCTACACATCGCCGCCCCGGCTCGCCATAGAAGGGGGCAGCAACGGCGGCCTCCTCATGGGGGCGGCCCTCACCCAGCAGCCCCAGCTCTTCCGCGCCGTGGTCTCCTTCGTCGGGATCTACGACATGCTGCGGGTGGAACGGGATCCCAACGGAACGTTCAATGTCACCGAGTACGGCTCGGTCCGTGACCCCGAGCAGTTCCGGGCCCTGTACGCCTACTCGCCGTACCACCATGTGAAGGACGGCACCGCCTACCCGGCAGTATTCCTGCTCACGGGCGACAACGACGGGCGCGTGAACCCTGCCCACTCCCGCAAGATGACGGCCCGCCTTCAGGCGGCCACCTCGTCCGGGCGGCCCATCCTTCTCCGAACCACCGCCTCCGCCGGGCACGGCTTCGGGACCGCGGCCAGCGAGCGGATCGAGCAGGAAGCGGACGTGTTCGCGTTCCTCTTCGACCAGCTCGGCCTGCGCTACGAGGAGACCGCACCCTAGAGCGGGCGGGGTCGACCACCTCCCCGGGGCGCCGTCTCCCCCTCGACGCTCCGGGCCGGACCATCCACCGGTGCTAGGATGACGCTCCATGCCCGACGCCTCGGT of Vicinamibacteria bacterium contains these proteins:
- a CDS encoding amidohydrolase family protein — encoded protein: MSLRAVGVSHNPGSNMKGAAGLARVPEMLAAGISVGLGTDGAASNNNLDLFEEMDIAARVHKLFREDPTVMPARVVFKMATLGGARALGMGDRIGSIEAGKQADLVLVDLRQPELTPLYDPYSHLVYAIKGGHVRTVLVGGRVVVRDRKMTTLDAEEVMARANVIRSHIRN
- a CDS encoding prolyl oligopeptidase family serine peptidase, which produces MKRWLGLGVVAGLGLLIAGAGGDAPNSPRKTVTDDRHGVQVSEDYRWLEETSEPEVRDWVKAQNTRTQAYLDALPSRAALRGRLQRAYQASSPKYYDLRQEGGTLFARKVQPPKEQPLLVALQPAAAADPATERVIVDPSALSAKDSLSIDWYVPSHDGKKVAVALSAGGSEDADLHILDALTGQKLEAPIPHVNFPTAAGSAAWTADGSALYYTRYPQGNERPPQDRGFYQQVWRHRLGTSFRADTYVIGKEFPRIAEIQLESRDGKSLLVSVANGDGGEFAHYLMGAEGTWTEVTRFEDEVVSATLGPDEALYLVSRKDAPRGKVLRLPAASPRLATAETIVAEGEAGIEPPLTVTQSGLYALRVAGGPSQVDIYDHRGKPLGALPLPPISSVDAVVSLGGDAVLFGSETFLDPPGWYRFAGSGRPSRTALSTKSPLRFDDAEAVREFAVSRDGTKVPLNIIRRKGTPLGGQNPTLLTAYGGFGISMAPSFLGNRGRIWLDGGGVYVVANLRGGGEYGEAWHQAGRLTRKQNVFDDFAACAKHLIDHGYTSPPRLAIEGGSNGGLLMGAALTQQPQLFRAVVSFVGIYDMLRVERDPNGTFNVTEYGSVRDPEQFRALYAYSPYHHVKDGTAYPAVFLLTGDNDGRVNPAHSRKMTARLQAATSSGRPILLRTTASAGHGFGTAASERIEQEADVFAFLFDQLGLRYEETAP